The genomic region actgaccatcaggttatgtccttgtgtagagctgtctcttgtgttgttagaagagggtatttgctatgaccagtgtgttctattGGCAGGACTGTtagccctgcttcgttttgtactccagggCTAAACTTGtgtgttactccagatatctcttgacttcctacttttgcattccaatcccctatgataaaggacatcttttttggtgttaggtctaggaggtcttgtaggtcttcataaaataGTTCAGCTTCGGCACTAGTGGTTGGGgcctagacttggattattgtgatattgaatggtttgtcttggaaattaaccgagatcattctgttgtttttgagattgcacccaagtactgcattttggactcttttgttgactatgatggctacttcatttcttctaagggattcttttccacagtagtagatataatggtcatctgaattaaattcgtccattcctgtccattttagttcactgattcctaaaacgtcgATATTCGcttttgccatcttctgtttgaccacatccaatttacctctATTCATGGActgaacattccaggttcctatgtaatgtttttttacagcattggaccttactttcaccaccagacacattcacaactgggcattgtttgcctttggctcagcctcttcattctctcAGAGctgttttctctgctcttcccagtTAGCATAatggacacctaccgacctggaaggctcgtctttcattgtcatgtctttttgccttttcatagtgttcatggggttctcaaggcaggactAGTAAGTgatttaccatttccttttctggtggaccacattttgtcaggccCTGACTTGCAGGGACATGCCCTTTAGCCACTTCATGTAGCTGGATGACATGCCCAAGGCCCTGGTTGTCCCCCTGCTGGTCCTTGTGGAGTGTGTAAACCTTCACTGGCCATTGAATGTTGGTCAGTGTGCCGTCCGGGGGCCAAGGCAAAGACCCTGCTGCAGTCACCAGGAATGGGCTCTGGGAAAGGCTGGAACTGATGCTGGAGGACGCCCAGGAGTTGGGGGCACCCCTGCCTCACTGCTGCCATTGGCTACCCTGAGGCCGTTCCGTCACCCAGGAGCAGAGGGCACCCCGGCCTCTCCTCTGTGGTATATTACGAGGTTATAGATTCGTTGGGTAAAACACTAGAGAGatgaaacgtgtgtgtgtgttggggtcgGGGGGCGCTATAGAGACAGATGGTAATTTTAAATAGGATGAATCTAATTGAAAAGATAACACTTAAGCAAAACTTGAAGAATGTGAGGGAATTACCCATGTGGATACAGGgactgagccttcagggaagagGGAGCCTGCTTGTGGTGAGGGAGGCCTGACCAGGAAGCTGGTGAGGAGCAAACAGTGGGGAGGGAAGTAAGAGATGGGTTagcaagggaagaaggaagggccAGATCGTGTAGGGCCCATAGACCCTACATGGGCCTACACTGTGAGGACCTGGGTTTCCATTTTGAGTGAAATAGgagctttttggtttttttgcctAAAGTACATTTTTAACTAAAGGAGGAGACCATTTTTAAACAGAAGAGTTTATCTCCAAACACGACTTCATCTACTTGAATTATTCACCTCTTACTCTGAAATGTATTTGTTGGagctttattatttataaaaatgcatATGATGCTTTTAAACCCATTGACCCTGCATTTGTGATCAAGTCTACTCCTAAGGTAGTGATACATGCGCCTTCCCTTGTGGATGCAGGGTCCTTCTCCCACACCGCAGGACATCTCCATGAAGGAAGAGAACCTCTGCCAAGCTTTTTCTGATGCCTTGCTCTGCAAAATTGAGGATATTGATACTGAGGACTGGGAGAACCCTCAGCTCTGCAGCGACTATGTGAAGGATATCTACCAGTATCTAAGGCAGCTTGAGGTGAGGGGGCCTCTGTGGTTTGGTTGCACAGCAGTGCGGAATGTACCACACAGCTGGGAAGGAAATGAAATtcgctttttttttcacttaaaaatgtattttttattgaaggcatagttgaattacaatgtgttaattactgctgtacagCACAACGACTCAGTTACGTACACATACATGTTCTTTCTTGTCGTCTTCtccgttatggtttatcacagggtgctgactgtagttccctgtgcttgaCAGCAGGACCTTGCTCACCGAGGTCAGCTTTGTGACTTCTCAATTCCACCAccaggtgctgcagtccataagccCACACTTCCTAGATGGGAGAGACATAAACGGCCGCATGCGTGCCATCCTGGTGGACTGGCTGGTGCAAGTGCACTCCAAGTTCAGGCTGCTGCAGGAAACGCTGTACATGTGTGTTGCCGTCATGGACCGATATTTACAGGTGAGCATGCTCTGGGGACGCTTCACAGAAGAAAAGACCAAAGGCCAGTTTATGAGATGCCAAAGAACTTCAAGTGCTAGGAAAGGCGGTAGTTCAAGCATGTCACACTTCCAAAATTGCTGACCATTGCTGTTAGGTCAGCCTGCTGAAAAGTGCCCAGAGGAGATGCTGTCTCACCACAATCATTCATCGAAGGAGATAAACCAGCAGATGGTCTGAAAGTTCATCTGAAGCCTGTGGTACCTTTGGAGGCTGGTTCTCTAGGCCCACTTGCACGATTTCCATAGTTCAGTACTCTTTGGTGTTAAGCTCTCTTATCTGAAAAATGAAGAGTTTGGCTAGAGAACTTAATAGTTTCCAGCCAGTTGTAGCATTGAATCACTgtagaagagggaggagacagagttTTCTTAAAAGGGTTGGAGGTATGTGTGGGGAGTATACTCAGAGTGTGAGGTCTAAAGCATAGAGGAAGGTAAGAAATGAAGCTGAGGCAGAAGAAATCATCAAAATATCAAACAGTAATGCAAGAACACTGACTGAGAAGAAATGCCAGACCTTAACTTCTAGTGTGTTATCTACCGACTGGTAGTCCTGCAGGTAaggatttattgatttatttttaattaatttatttggctgcaccaggtcttagttgcagcatgtggggtctagttccctaaccaaggattgaacccaggccctcagcattGAGAGTttggagtctttgccactggaccaccagggaagtcccaaggttttatttatttgaagtcAACATTTATAATATAGGTGTAGGTCAAGTACAATGCTGCCCAAACAATACAGTAATAACTGTGTTGATAATAATGACCCTGAGAGTCTGCAAAATGCTAAGCAACCATAGAGGCATTGGTTTTCATTGTCCAAAAATCCTCAATGGTATAGAAagcattctcatatttttggcagatTTTCAATACTGAGAGTTAAAGCAAAACGTGCAAattcctagtttaaaaaaaaaagtcaggagaAGCACTTACACTCTAGATTTAGATTTCCTCTGACACTGAAGCATCTCTGGAAGGGTCTTCAGGCTGAATAATGAGTGTACTTTTGGTGAGGATTAAAGGAGCGCTTGAGGCACCCCTTCCTGGGCCCTCCTCACCTGTTAAACTCCTGCTTTTTCAGTTGGCCTCACTGTGACTCAGACCATGCTGAGTGCCACATCGGGGCTTCCCAGATCCTCAAGCTAGGACAATGCAAGCGGAGCACTGCCTGGGAGCTTGGTCATCAGGCTAATTCGTCCCTGTCAGCAATTGACTGATCTTGGGCTGGTGTCTGCATCTCTTATTAGGCCATCTAATTGTGAGGGAAAAAATACATACTGCCCAGGTTTTTTGTGAGGATTCGATGAGATGATTGAATCTCAgccctgtgcctggcacacagcgagCACTCCACGACAGGCAGGTGCCGCGGGCTGTGGTGGTGACTGTGGTCAGTGCTGAGGTTCCGGGGCCTTAAGACAGGTGTGAGCAGGGCTGATGTGGGCTTCTCCAGGATTTGGTTTCCTCTCACTTTCCTCCACCCAGAGCCCCCGTTCTCCTTGGCTAAGACTTCtgacacatttttcttctttaggttCAGCCAGTCTCCCGTAAGAAGCTTCAGCTGGTTGGCATTACGGCACTGCTCTTGGCTTCCAAGTACGAGGAAATGTTTTCTCCAAACATCGAAGACTTTGTTTACATCACTGACAATGCTTATACCAGTTCTCAAATTCGAGAAATGGAAACTCTGATTTTGAAAGAACTGAAATTTGAACTGGGTCGACCGTTGCCACTACATTTCTTAAGGCGGGCATCGAAAGCTGGGGAGGTAAGTGCCTCCACTTCTCTAGGAGactttattttgctctttgtCGTCTCATCCCAGAAATGATCCAATGAAAGGAAAGCTTATGAGTTGATAAGAAGCATTTCTTAGATAAGTCCTAACACTTGTCAGTTCTTAGAAGACTTTATGTTCTGTGTTTGTAACATGCTGTGGAACAGAGCAGTGcctgggaaggaaaagaaagttcaGTGGCTTTGAGCTCCTAGGTCTTCACCCAGAATTTTGCAGAAGAGTAATAACAGCTGTGCTTCTTTCCACCTCCACCTGTTTTTTCGTAGGTCGATGTTGAGCAGCACACTTTAGCCAAATACTTGATGGAGCTGACTCTCGTTGACTATGACATGGTGCACTATCACCCGTCCAAGGTGGCGGCAGCCGCTTCCTGCCTGTCCCAGAAGGTTCTAGGCCAAGGAAAATGGGTGAGTATTGAGTTTAAGAAGAAATGTATTAGCTATATTTTTGGGCCTCTTGACATGAAATGTATTAGCATTTTCACAGTGCTGTCCTTGAAACAGCTGTTAAAAGTCCACAGGCTTAAAAGAGCCGCTGGAATGATGCAGGTGGGAGACTGGGTGACAATGCCATGGTATATTACACATATTGTGTTACAGCATCCTCAAGAGTGAGGAACGCCACTAAGAACTTGTATCAGTTGTATCTTACTGTATCAACAGTATCTTATTGTATCATAAGATTTCTGGGTTATTTTGTTAAGTGAAACAAGCATGTTGTCAAGCACAGAAGATAAAGTAGGGCCAAGGCCTGACCTTATTTAGATGGGTAAAGATGAATTGAGCCACTTTCAGGTTCATTCAAGTAGTCAAAGATGTCAGCTGCTCCCTGGGTTCTTGTTTCAGATGCCGAAAAGGATAGCAGTGAAACATAGGTGGCTGTTGCCTGCAGTGAGAGTCAGAGGAGCGCTTTTGTGGATGAGCCCGCTCTTGACCACCTCtaagcagttttatttatttatatttaaaaaaaaaagcacttatttatttggcctacaccaggtcttagttgcaacatgtgggatctagttccttgatgaagggtcccctgcattgggagcacagagtcttagctgccggaccaccagggaggttcctATTAAGCAGTTTTAGAGTCCACAAACAGCAGAGCAAACACATTGGCCGAACCCAGGAGGCGATAAGACCCCATCTGATCACAAGATCACAAAGCCAAGGCAGATCCATGTGGTTCCAGCCTTGGTCTGCGTGGCCTGTGATGGATACGTGCAAGATTGCCGGGGCACCATGGTGGACCTGTTCCTCTGCACGGTCGATAGAGTTTACATTTTGCATAAGAAAGAATGGAAgtaagagagaggggatatgtaTTTGTGTGATGTATTTGctcatttttcaaaaaacataaaaatggaaatgaatgaaGATGGATACCTCTGGGTGTGGGTATCAGAGTAGAAGGATGAGGGTGGGGAAGCAGGACTCCTGGTTGTAATTTTTTATTAGCTTGACTAACTTTTTTGACTTTTGAACAATATTGACATTCTATGCAAATCCTGAACTGGAATTAAGCAAAAAAAATGTTACTATATATTCAGAGTAGTAACAGAGGGAAGAATTAATTCTGGTAACTTTTGAACACAGCATTCTGACTATGCATCTATAGTGGGATGTGAAGGTCAACAAAACAAAGGACCAAAAAAGGTCACATATTTAAAGCTTGCTTGGGAGGTTTACTCTTCTGTTAATAGGAGGTTAATAGTAGTCTGTTATAATTCTGAAACTATTTATGTTGTAGGATAAAGCAAATAAGAGTAAagtttccttggtggctgagacagtaaagagtctgcctgcaatgcgtagacccaggttcagtctctgggtcagtaagatcccccggagaacggaatggcaacccactccagtattcttgcctggagaattcgacaGAGGAGACCATCTATGGGATTGTgtagagtttgacatgactgagcgactaacactcaaaGCAAATAAACATTCATGTTATTAAGGATGATAACGCTCACTGTAAGAAGATAAAATATTGTTAACAattcaaaacaaaaggaaaaccctgtaatattaattcttttttagaaatatcaataaatttatAATGAAAGGACCAGAAAGAGTGATAATCCAGTAGCAATGAAGATGCCTACTGCTCACATCTTAGATACTCAAGGCATGACCCACTAGGAACCTAGGGCTCCTTTGAGAAATATCTGATTTCAGAACCATGGCAGGGGAAGTACACGGTGAGCCTAGAGCAGTTTATAACAGGTAGCAAGCAAATTCTCAAACATGAATGGGGTTACATCAAAAGAGGACATAGAAACTGGCTTGGAAGGGTTCCTTCTGACTACAGTTgagcattaaaaagaattatgATCCAATAGattataatacattaaaaaatgcatGAGTCCATAatgataaaaaaggaaggaaggaagataagGACAAAGGgagggagtttaaaaaaaaattcagtagaaAACCAGCTAATTAGAAATAATGGTAGAGATAGAAACTCACCATTTTTAAACCCCCAGTGATAACTGATTCTAGCAAGGATCATCAAGTGATGCTTATAAGCTTTaggtaaaataattttagagaacAAGTTTCATAT from Dama dama isolate Ldn47 chromosome 12, ASM3311817v1, whole genome shotgun sequence harbors:
- the CCNB2 gene encoding G2/mitotic-specific cyclin-B2 gives rise to the protein MALLRRPTVSADLENNDTGVNSKPKSHVTIRRAVLEEIGNRVTTRAIQAAKKAQNTKVPVPPTKTTNVNKHPKPTASVKPVQMDVLAPKGPSPTPQDISMKEENLCQAFSDALLCKIEDIDTEDWENPQLCSDYVKDIYQYLRQLEVLQSISPHFLDGRDINGRMRAILVDWLVQVHSKFRLLQETLYMCVAVMDRYLQVQPVSRKKLQLVGITALLLASKYEEMFSPNIEDFVYITDNAYTSSQIREMETLILKELKFELGRPLPLHFLRRASKAGEVDVEQHTLAKYLMELTLVDYDMVHYHPSKVAAAASCLSQKVLGQGKWNLKQQYYTGYTESEVLEVMRHMAKNVVRVNENMTKFTAIKNKYASSKLLKISTIPQLNSKAIQELASPLLGRS